A part of Isachenkonia alkalipeptolytica genomic DNA contains:
- a CDS encoding chemotaxis protein CheA, whose product MDMNQYLDIFIEETKEHLQSMNEILLKLESFTYDKDLLNEMFRIAHTIKGMSGTMGYQNIAGLTHEMENVLDLIRNDELKTTEEIVDILFECFDQLEGYINNIEQEGREGENRSEDLIRSLENIKLGKTAEKTPPAAPGSKQEPDSSSPDPLGNIALPEHVAQAAEKSRKEGLSSYFIKTTLDEKCMLKSARAYIFINRLERVGEIVYSNPSIEDIEDENFDLSFEVLLISKEEQDFLEKEVDDISEIKSIDFTELRGQKGGVDAEEKPETEGEDLPVASPKTPENPAVEKTPASKEKQENGNKGKTGKTVRVDIDRLDNLMNLVSELIIIKTRLEDADGKQDAAKVNETTEYLERITTSLHDAVMKVRMVPIERVFNRFPRMVRDLSKDLSKDIQLDMAGKETEVDRTVIDEIGDPLIHLIRNSIDHGIEGPEVRRESGKEAKGTVRLEAYPDGNTVVIEVEDDGKGIDVEKVKEKAFNKGLITTQQKEQMEDSDAVDLLFTPGFSTADQVSDLSGRGVGLDVVKTKIESLGGDIEVTSKPGIGSKSVIRLPLTLAIIQALLVKVEAEKYAIPLNTIKEITTIHKDKIRDIQGNKVALYRDATLPILKLAELLRVPPVEKEFEDPEHTVVIIRKGDKTAGIIVDDLIGQQEIVIKSLGKFLNNIEGIAGATILGNGTVALIVDTNSFFRKEGK is encoded by the coding sequence ATGGACATGAATCAGTATTTAGACATTTTTATTGAAGAGACCAAAGAGCATTTGCAAAGCATGAATGAAATCCTGTTAAAGCTGGAGAGTTTTACATATGATAAGGATTTATTGAATGAGATGTTTCGTATTGCCCATACCATCAAAGGGATGTCCGGGACCATGGGTTATCAAAACATTGCAGGACTCACCCATGAAATGGAGAATGTTCTGGATTTAATCCGAAACGATGAACTGAAAACCACAGAGGAAATCGTGGATATTCTATTTGAATGCTTTGATCAATTAGAGGGCTATATCAACAACATCGAGCAGGAAGGCAGGGAAGGGGAAAATCGGTCCGAGGACCTGATCCGGAGTTTGGAAAACATCAAACTGGGAAAAACAGCAGAAAAAACCCCTCCGGCAGCCCCAGGATCTAAGCAGGAACCGGATTCCTCTTCCCCGGATCCCTTAGGAAATATCGCTTTGCCGGAGCATGTAGCCCAGGCGGCGGAGAAATCCAGGAAAGAAGGTCTTTCTTCTTATTTTATTAAGACCACTCTGGATGAAAAATGCATGCTGAAATCCGCAAGAGCCTATATTTTCATCAACCGTCTGGAGCGGGTGGGTGAGATTGTTTATTCCAACCCTTCCATTGAAGATATTGAAGATGAAAACTTTGATCTGTCCTTTGAAGTCCTGCTGATTTCCAAGGAAGAACAGGATTTCTTAGAAAAAGAAGTGGATGATATTTCGGAAATCAAAAGCATTGATTTCACCGAGTTGCGAGGTCAAAAGGGAGGCGTTGACGCCGAGGAGAAACCGGAGACCGAAGGAGAAGATTTGCCGGTTGCATCTCCAAAAACCCCTGAGAACCCTGCCGTGGAGAAAACCCCTGCTTCCAAGGAGAAACAGGAAAACGGGAATAAAGGTAAAACCGGTAAAACCGTTCGGGTGGATATTGATCGACTGGATAATTTGATGAACTTAGTCAGCGAGCTGATTATTATTAAAACCCGCCTGGAAGATGCCGACGGAAAACAGGATGCGGCAAAGGTCAATGAAACCACGGAATATTTAGAGCGGATCACCACCAGTCTTCACGATGCGGTGATGAAGGTGCGCATGGTTCCCATTGAGCGGGTATTCAACCGTTTTCCCCGAATGGTTCGGGACCTTTCTAAGGATCTGAGTAAAGATATTCAACTGGATATGGCCGGTAAAGAAACGGAAGTGGACCGTACCGTCATCGACGAAATCGGAGATCCCTTAATTCATTTAATTCGAAACTCCATTGACCATGGGATTGAAGGACCGGAGGTTCGCCGGGAAAGCGGGAAGGAAGCTAAGGGTACCGTAAGGCTGGAAGCCTATCCCGACGGCAATACCGTGGTGATTGAGGTGGAAGACGACGGAAAAGGCATCGATGTGGAAAAGGTTAAGGAAAAAGCCTTTAATAAAGGGCTGATTACAACCCAGCAAAAAGAGCAGATGGAAGACAGCGATGCGGTGGATCTTTTATTCACCCCCGGGTTTTCAACGGCAGACCAGGTCTCGGACCTATCCGGAAGAGGGGTCGGCCTAGACGTAGTAAAAACCAAGATCGAATCCTTAGGGGGAGACATTGAGGTCACCTCAAAGCCGGGAATAGGAAGCAAGTCCGTTATTCGCCTACCCCTGACCCTGGCCATTATCCAGGCCTTACTGGTCAAAGTGGAGGCGGAAAAATATGCCATTCCCTTAAACACCATCAAGGAAATCACCACCATCCATAAAGATAAGATTCGGGACATTCAAGGGAACAAAGTAGCCCTTTACCGGGACGCCACCCTGCCGATCTTAAAACTTGCGGAACTCTTAAGGGTGCCGCCGGTGGAAAAGGAATTTGAAGATCCGGAACATACCGTGGTGATTATTCGAAAAGGAGACAAGACCGCAGGAATCATTGTGGACGATTTAATCGGACAGCAGGAGATTGTCATTAAATCCCTCGGGAAGTTCTTAAACAATATCGAGGGCATTGCGGGGGCCACGATTCTCGGCAACGGTACCGTAGCCTTAATTGTGGATACCAACTCGTTTTTCAGAAAGGAGGGTAAATAA
- a CDS encoding chemotaxis protein CheW, with protein sequence MSQTQQYVIFKLEGESYGIPIEYVKTIEKMTEMTRVPNAPDYLEGVINLRGEVVPIINMRKRFDLSELDEAEDTRTIILELEEISVGMIVDSSSEVLSINNSAIDQTISLDAAVQDEHIRGIGKIDERMIILLNLYKVLQIQDSETLS encoded by the coding sequence ATGTCACAGACCCAACAATACGTAATTTTCAAACTGGAGGGGGAGAGCTACGGCATCCCTATTGAATATGTAAAAACCATTGAAAAGATGACGGAAATGACCCGGGTACCCAACGCTCCCGACTACCTGGAAGGGGTGATCAACCTCCGGGGGGAAGTGGTTCCCATTATTAATATGCGAAAACGCTTTGATCTTTCCGAGCTTGATGAGGCCGAAGATACCCGAACCATTATTCTGGAACTGGAGGAAATCAGCGTAGGTATGATCGTGGACAGTTCCTCCGAAGTGCTGAGTATTAATAACAGCGCCATCGATCAAACCATCAGCTTAGACGCGGCGGTACAGGACGAACACATCCGGGGCATCGGAAAAATTGACGAGCGGATGATTATTCTTTTAAATCTTTATAAGGTGCTTCAAATCCAAGACAGTGAGACGCTGTCCTAA
- a CDS encoding chemotaxis protein CheC → MASMSIESLNQQHIDVLKEIGNIGAGNAATALAGMLGKKIDMDVPKVKILDIQEVAEVLGGEENIVAGIYFNVHGDIQGNIMFLLDLDSSKLLTNMLMGKSSENGELDEMDRSALREVGNILSGAYIASLVSLTNFNIHHSVPSLAVDMAGAVMSVPAIQFSHISDKVLFIETELKEGKDLVEARFFLIPDEPSFEKILNSLGVY, encoded by the coding sequence ATGGCTTCCATGTCTATTGAAAGCTTAAACCAACAGCATATTGATGTATTAAAGGAAATCGGAAATATCGGTGCCGGCAATGCGGCCACGGCCCTGGCGGGCATGCTGGGCAAAAAAATCGATATGGACGTGCCCAAGGTGAAAATCCTCGACATCCAGGAGGTAGCCGAGGTCCTGGGCGGGGAAGAGAACATTGTGGCGGGAATTTACTTTAATGTTCATGGAGACATCCAGGGAAACATCATGTTTTTACTGGATCTGGATTCATCCAAATTACTGACGAACATGTTAATGGGAAAGAGCAGTGAAAATGGTGAATTGGACGAGATGGACCGCTCCGCTCTTCGGGAAGTGGGAAACATTTTATCCGGGGCCTATATCGCCTCCTTGGTTTCCTTGACGAATTTCAACATACACCATTCCGTACCTTCCTTAGCCGTGGATATGGCGGGAGCAGTGATGAGTGTGCCGGCGATCCAGTTCAGCCATATCAGCGATAAAGTGCTTTTTATTGAAACGGAATTAAAAGAGGGAAAGGACTTGGTAGAGGCACGATTTTTCTTAATTCCCGATGAGCCTTCCTTTGAAAAGATCTTAAACAGTCTGGGAGTGTATTAG
- a CDS encoding chemotaxis protein CheD yields MGNIIKVGMADLQTTDKQGVLTTLGLGSCVGITLYDPVKKIAGMAHIMLPDSRQIKNNANKAKFADTAIDVLIEAMRERGGQPKNFRAKLAGGAQMFTFGNGGNDIMKIGHRNALAAEEKLGALKIPVIAKDVGGSYGRTIELYGDDGRLFIKTIGHGSQTI; encoded by the coding sequence ATGGGAAATATTATTAAAGTGGGGATGGCGGATTTGCAGACCACGGATAAGCAAGGAGTACTCACCACCTTAGGCCTGGGATCCTGCGTCGGCATCACCCTGTATGATCCGGTGAAAAAAATCGCCGGGATGGCTCATATCATGCTTCCCGACAGCCGACAGATTAAAAACAATGCCAACAAAGCCAAATTTGCCGACACCGCCATTGATGTCTTAATTGAGGCGATGAGGGAAAGGGGGGGGCAGCCCAAGAATTTCCGGGCGAAGCTCGCCGGAGGGGCCCAGATGTTTACCTTCGGCAACGGGGGCAATGACATTATGAAAATCGGACACCGTAATGCCCTGGCCGCGGAAGAAAAACTGGGGGCTTTAAAAATCCCCGTCATCGCCAAGGATGTAGGGGGAAGTTATGGAAGAACCATCGAGCTCTACGGCGACGACGGCCGGTTGTTTATTAAAACCATCGGCCATGGAAGTCAAACCATTTAA
- a CDS encoding FliA/WhiG family RNA polymerase sigma factor, translating into MEHKGLWKDYKEKKDPKAREKLIEHHVDIVKIVAGRLSIQYGGHVEYDDLVSYGIFGLIDAIEKFDLEKEVKFRTYAQIRVRGAVIDQLRNLDWIPRSIRQKAKKLERAYQELEEKHKRHATEEEICQHMEISKAELQDLLTQINSFNLVSLEEKLEEGTTFDLPKKEEEVPENIYIEGETYEILRNRIEGLPEREKQVISLYYYEELTYKEIGEIIGISESRVSQIHSKAIIRLKNQLD; encoded by the coding sequence ATGGAACATAAAGGCCTTTGGAAGGATTACAAGGAAAAAAAAGATCCGAAAGCCCGGGAAAAGCTGATTGAACATCATGTGGACATTGTAAAAATCGTGGCGGGTCGACTGAGTATCCAATACGGCGGTCATGTGGAGTATGATGATTTGGTCAGCTACGGGATTTTCGGGCTCATTGATGCCATTGAAAAATTCGACTTGGAAAAGGAAGTGAAATTTCGAACCTATGCTCAAATTCGGGTAAGGGGAGCGGTGATCGATCAGCTAAGAAATCTGGACTGGATTCCCCGTTCCATTCGACAAAAGGCCAAAAAACTGGAAAGGGCCTATCAGGAACTGGAGGAAAAACACAAAAGACATGCCACGGAGGAGGAAATTTGTCAACACATGGAAATTTCCAAAGCGGAACTCCAGGATCTTTTAACCCAGATTAACAGCTTTAACTTAGTATCCCTGGAAGAAAAACTGGAAGAGGGAACCACTTTTGATCTTCCCAAAAAAGAAGAAGAAGTTCCGGAAAACATCTACATAGAAGGGGAAACCTACGAAATCCTCCGCAATCGCATTGAAGGATTGCCGGAGCGGGAAAAACAGGTGATTTCCCTGTATTATTATGAAGAACTGACCTATAAAGAGATCGGAGAAATCATCGGGATTTCCGAATCCAGGGTTTCTCAAATTCATTCAAAGGCAATCATTCGTTTGAAAAATCAACTGGACTGA
- a CDS encoding FapA family protein — MKASVTITENHYDMALEKALTELQASKEEVDIELLEEKKGLFTKKTVTIKVSKKNEPIEKNLERSKELQEKGMEKINGGTPDETTGFVLSYEEDGVYATLKNRETLGSDKKELITYLSQKKVQDVDSKTLFEIDETTLGEPVKIAPAQEEVLIDSEVEITLRNEGLEANITLTKPYGGKVPTVEEVMDKLHQEKIVYGIDREQIEKILAHRVFDKPFQIAGGDRPKKGKDGEIRYLVDVEAKAKPKISDSGTINFKELNIINNVEVGTALAELIPPGEGRPGKNIFGEEIPPEKGREARLPKGKNTEISEDERFLHASQAGQVQLIDGKVEVKKVYEVPANVDNSTGNIAFKGKVLVRGNVKAGFNIDAEEDIEVQGVVEGSELKAGGDIILNRGVQGNNQAVLTGENIIAKYIENATLKAKGNIEAEAILHSIVQAKGSITVGGKKGLIVGGSIKAQKEIRAKVMGSHMGTITNVEVGLDPEDKEYFDALEKTLEEIDKNILNLNKTIELLKKLEGMGKLTEDKETMLIKSLKTMEFLNNKKVNSEKEIESLRFKIANANMGKVSVSSTIYPGVKVRILNGVRHIYEEMSNATLYRKEGDVVIGPYEK; from the coding sequence ATGAAGGCATCGGTAACGATCACAGAAAATCACTACGACATGGCCCTAGAAAAAGCCTTAACAGAGTTACAGGCAAGCAAAGAGGAAGTGGACATTGAACTGCTGGAGGAAAAGAAAGGGCTTTTTACTAAAAAGACGGTCACCATTAAAGTAAGCAAGAAAAACGAACCGATTGAAAAAAACCTGGAACGTTCAAAAGAACTGCAGGAAAAAGGGATGGAAAAAATCAACGGCGGGACACCGGATGAAACCACGGGGTTTGTCCTCTCCTATGAGGAGGATGGGGTATACGCCACCCTGAAAAACCGGGAAACCCTGGGTAGTGATAAAAAAGAGCTGATCACCTATCTTTCCCAAAAGAAGGTACAGGATGTGGATAGTAAGACCCTGTTTGAAATAGACGAAACGACCCTGGGGGAACCGGTGAAAATTGCCCCGGCCCAGGAGGAAGTATTGATTGACAGTGAAGTAGAGATTACCCTCCGGAATGAAGGTCTCGAAGCCAATATCACCCTGACAAAGCCCTATGGAGGAAAAGTTCCAACGGTAGAAGAGGTCATGGATAAGCTGCATCAGGAAAAAATTGTCTACGGCATTGACCGGGAACAAATTGAAAAAATTCTGGCCCACCGGGTATTCGATAAACCTTTTCAAATTGCCGGGGGAGATCGGCCGAAGAAAGGGAAGGACGGAGAAATCCGTTACCTGGTGGACGTGGAGGCCAAAGCGAAACCGAAGATTTCCGACAGCGGAACCATCAACTTCAAGGAGTTAAACATCATCAACAATGTGGAAGTCGGTACGGCCCTAGCGGAGTTGATTCCTCCCGGGGAAGGAAGGCCGGGGAAAAACATCTTCGGGGAAGAAATCCCGCCGGAAAAGGGCCGGGAAGCAAGGCTACCCAAGGGGAAAAACACGGAAATCTCTGAAGACGAAAGGTTTTTACACGCCTCCCAGGCCGGTCAGGTACAATTGATCGACGGAAAAGTGGAAGTGAAAAAGGTCTATGAAGTTCCCGCAAACGTGGATAACTCCACGGGAAACATTGCTTTTAAAGGAAAAGTACTGGTCCGGGGAAATGTGAAAGCGGGCTTCAATATTGATGCGGAGGAGGACATTGAAGTTCAAGGGGTGGTGGAAGGCTCGGAACTAAAGGCCGGGGGAGATATCATCCTCAACCGGGGGGTTCAGGGAAACAATCAGGCGGTGTTAACAGGGGAGAATATCATCGCCAAGTACATTGAAAACGCCACGCTGAAAGCCAAGGGGAACATCGAGGCGGAAGCCATCCTTCACAGTATCGTTCAGGCCAAGGGCTCAATAACCGTAGGGGGAAAAAAGGGCCTGATCGTGGGAGGCAGCATCAAAGCTCAAAAAGAGATCCGGGCAAAGGTTATGGGATCTCATATGGGAACCATTACCAATGTGGAAGTGGGCCTTGATCCCGAGGATAAAGAGTACTTCGATGCCCTGGAAAAAACCCTTGAGGAAATCGATAAAAACATTTTAAATCTGAACAAAACCATTGAACTCCTGAAGAAGTTGGAAGGCATGGGAAAGCTTACCGAGGACAAAGAGACGATGCTGATCAAATCTTTAAAAACCATGGAGTTTTTAAACAATAAAAAAGTGAACAGTGAAAAGGAAATTGAAAGTCTCAGATTCAAAATCGCCAATGCAAATATGGGTAAGGTCAGTGTTTCCTCGACGATTTATCCCGGAGTAAAAGTCCGGATCCTCAACGGTGTACGACACATTTACGAGGAAATGTCCAATGCCACCCTTTACCGAAAAGAGGGGGATGTGGTCATCGGACCCTATGAAAAATAA
- a CDS encoding DUF6115 domain-containing protein → MGNGNESMLTVQILMMGLILILIALALILLFKKGKEDREIRSERGQEILKTEEQGREALNAKKIYRMARELEDIQEEMIQLKKEQKQLHHRIDSYRKRQEPGKEQPFDQVLNQSLFQQKNEDVLQRYEEGMEPGEIARSLGKSLREVEMVIKLGKQENRGD, encoded by the coding sequence GTGGGAAACGGAAATGAAAGTATGTTGACGGTGCAAATCCTGATGATGGGTCTAATTCTGATATTAATTGCCCTGGCCCTGATCCTTCTGTTTAAAAAAGGGAAAGAGGACAGGGAGATCAGGTCGGAACGGGGACAGGAAATCCTAAAAACCGAAGAACAGGGAAGGGAAGCCCTGAATGCCAAAAAGATATACCGTATGGCCCGGGAATTGGAAGATATTCAGGAAGAGATGATTCAACTGAAAAAAGAACAAAAACAGCTCCATCACCGGATAGACTCCTATAGGAAACGGCAAGAGCCCGGGAAAGAGCAGCCCTTTGACCAGGTATTAAACCAGAGCCTCTTCCAACAAAAGAATGAAGATGTGCTTCAGCGCTATGAAGAGGGAATGGAGCCCGGAGAAATTGCCCGTAGCCTGGGAAAAAGCCTTCGGGAAGTGGAAATGGTAATAAAACTGGGGAAACAGGAAAATAGAGGTGACTAA
- the rpsB gene encoding 30S ribosomal protein S2 → MSVISMKQLLEAGVHFGHQTRRWNPKMAEYIFTERNGIYIIDLQKTVKLVEEAYNVVRDLSAEGKKILFVGTKKQAQEAIAKEAERCEMFYVNQRWLGGMMTNYKTIKKRIDRLHELEKMSEDGTFDVLPKKEVTQLRNEMERLEKFLGGIKGINGVPDAIFVIDPRKERNAIKEAHKLGIPVIGVVDTNCDPDDIDYVIPGNDDAIRAVKLLTATMANAVLEGKQGEQIEE, encoded by the coding sequence ATGTCTGTAATATCAATGAAACAATTATTGGAAGCCGGTGTGCATTTTGGACACCAAACCCGAAGATGGAACCCGAAAATGGCGGAGTACATTTTCACGGAAAGAAACGGAATTTACATTATCGACCTGCAAAAAACCGTAAAACTGGTGGAAGAGGCTTATAATGTAGTACGGGACCTTTCTGCCGAGGGAAAGAAGATTCTTTTTGTCGGAACCAAGAAGCAGGCCCAGGAAGCCATCGCCAAGGAAGCCGAGCGATGCGAAATGTTCTATGTGAATCAACGGTGGTTAGGTGGAATGATGACCAACTACAAAACCATCAAAAAGCGAATTGACCGACTTCATGAACTGGAAAAAATGAGTGAAGACGGAACCTTCGACGTACTGCCGAAGAAAGAGGTTACCCAACTTCGAAATGAAATGGAACGATTGGAAAAATTCCTAGGGGGAATTAAGGGCATCAACGGAGTACCGGATGCCATCTTTGTAATCGACCCTCGGAAAGAGCGAAACGCCATTAAGGAAGCCCACAAACTGGGAATCCCTGTAATCGGTGTGGTAGACACCAATTGTGACCCCGATGACATCGATTATGTTATTCCAGGTAACGACGATGCCATCCGAGCCGTAAAACTTCTCACCGCCACCATGGCCAACGCCGTATTGGAAGGTAAGCAGGGAGAACAAATCGAAGAGTAA
- the tsf gene encoding translation elongation factor Ts gives MSISAKMVKELREKTAAGMMDCKKALTETNGDMDKAVEYLREKGLSKAAKKSGRIASEGLVESYIHGGRIGVLVEVNSETDFVAKNEEFQTFVKDIAMHIAAENPLYVKKDEVPEEVVEKEKDFLTKQALAEGKPEKIVEKMVEGRISKYYNEICLLEQPFVKDPDKTVGELLNEKVAKIGENLSIRRFARFEVGEGLEKKEENFAEEVANQIKK, from the coding sequence ATGAGTATCAGTGCTAAAATGGTAAAAGAACTGCGGGAAAAAACCGCTGCGGGAATGATGGATTGTAAAAAAGCATTAACGGAAACCAATGGAGATATGGATAAAGCGGTGGAGTACTTACGGGAGAAGGGTCTTTCCAAGGCGGCGAAAAAGTCCGGACGAATCGCTTCGGAAGGTTTAGTGGAATCCTACATCCACGGAGGAAGAATCGGCGTATTAGTGGAAGTAAACTCCGAGACCGACTTCGTTGCGAAAAACGAAGAGTTCCAAACCTTTGTAAAGGATATTGCCATGCATATTGCGGCGGAAAATCCGCTGTATGTTAAAAAGGATGAGGTACCGGAAGAGGTTGTGGAAAAGGAAAAAGACTTCTTGACCAAGCAGGCCCTGGCGGAAGGAAAGCCGGAAAAAATCGTTGAAAAAATGGTTGAGGGAAGAATCAGCAAGTACTACAACGAAATTTGTCTACTGGAGCAGCCCTTTGTCAAGGATCCGGACAAAACCGTGGGAGAACTGCTGAACGAAAAGGTTGCAAAGATCGGTGAGAACCTGAGCATCCGTAGATTTGCACGGTTTGAAGTAGGGGAAGGTTTAGAAAAGAAGGAAGAAAACTTTGCCGAAGAGGTAGCCAACCAGATCAAAAAATAA
- the pyrH gene encoding UMP kinase, translated as MSKPVYKRVLLKLSGEALAGEKGFGIDTDTLERIAKEVKEVGDMGVEIAVVVGAGNFWRGRSGKGMDRATADYMGMTATVINALALQDALENLGAICRVQTAIEMRQIAEPYIRRKAIRHLEKQRIVIFAAGTGNPYFTTDTTAALRAAEIEAEVILLAKNVDAVYDKDPNTDADAVKFDTLSYLEILNLELKVMDTTATSLCMDNSIPIKVFGLEAPNSIKRVILGEKIGTYIY; from the coding sequence ATGAGTAAGCCAGTGTACAAGCGGGTGTTATTAAAACTGAGTGGTGAGGCCCTGGCCGGGGAAAAGGGTTTCGGAATAGACACCGATACCTTAGAGCGAATTGCCAAGGAGGTCAAAGAAGTTGGAGACATGGGCGTGGAAATCGCCGTAGTCGTGGGCGCCGGAAATTTCTGGAGAGGCCGAAGCGGCAAGGGCATGGACCGGGCCACCGCCGACTATATGGGGATGACCGCCACCGTAATCAATGCCTTGGCCCTGCAGGACGCTCTGGAAAACCTGGGAGCCATATGCCGGGTGCAAACCGCCATTGAAATGCGGCAAATTGCAGAACCCTATATTCGACGAAAGGCCATCCGCCATCTTGAGAAACAGCGGATTGTGATTTTCGCCGCCGGTACGGGAAATCCCTACTTTACCACGGACACCACGGCAGCCCTTCGGGCCGCCGAGATTGAAGCGGAAGTCATTCTGCTGGCGAAAAACGTGGATGCGGTCTACGATAAGGATCCGAATACGGATGCCGATGCTGTGAAATTTGACACCTTAAGTTACTTGGAGATCCTGAATCTTGAACTGAAGGTGATGGACACCACGGCAACATCCCTATGTATGGACAACAGCATTCCCATTAAAGTGTTTGGCCTTGAGGCACCGAACAGTATTAAGCGGGTCATCCTAGGAGAAAAGATCGGTACCTACATTTATTAA
- the frr gene encoding ribosome recycling factor: MELKVHKEMKQSMEKTLNVFKEDLNTVRAGRANPSMLDKVKVDYYGAMTPLNQLASVTAPEPRLINVQPYDATALQAIEKAIISADLGLNPSNDGKIIRINIPQLTEERRKDLVKMVKKMAEEAKVAIRNERRNANDELKKMEKNKDITEDDLKDGLETVQEITDEYIEKIDELIKHKEAEILEV; this comes from the coding sequence ATGGAACTGAAAGTACACAAGGAAATGAAACAAAGCATGGAAAAGACCTTAAACGTGTTCAAAGAAGACTTAAACACCGTACGGGCAGGGCGGGCGAATCCTTCAATGCTGGACAAAGTGAAAGTGGATTATTACGGAGCCATGACTCCGCTAAACCAACTGGCATCTGTAACCGCACCGGAGCCACGGCTGATCAATGTTCAGCCCTATGATGCCACGGCTCTGCAGGCCATTGAAAAAGCCATCATCAGCGCGGATCTGGGACTGAATCCCAGCAATGACGGAAAAATCATTCGAATCAACATCCCCCAATTAACGGAAGAACGCCGAAAAGATTTGGTGAAAATGGTAAAGAAAATGGCGGAAGAGGCCAAGGTCGCCATTCGAAACGAAAGAAGAAATGCCAATGATGAACTGAAGAAGATGGAAAAAAACAAAGACATCACCGAAGATGATCTAAAAGACGGATTGGAAACCGTTCAGGAAATAACCGACGAGTACATTGAAAAAATTGATGAACTGATCAAACATAAAGAAGCGGAAATTTTAGAAGTATAA
- a CDS encoding isoprenyl transferase, which yields MKEMPKHIAIIMDGNGRWAEKQNKMRATGHRQGVEALRAVLEKADEIGIKHLTVYAFSTENWARPKAEIKALMLLLLEYIKSESKALHKKNVRITTIGNLQSFDEKIQKEIAKAKELTGNNTGLNFNIALNYGARDEIRRAVEEIVQQDRRGNREGLSVTEEEIEKHLDTGDMPDPDLLIRTSGEMRLSNYLLWQLAYTELVFTETLWPDFTGEDLKEAVKEYQNRDRRFGKI from the coding sequence ATGAAGGAAATGCCAAAACACATTGCCATCATTATGGATGGGAACGGCCGTTGGGCGGAAAAACAAAACAAAATGCGGGCAACCGGACATCGTCAAGGGGTGGAAGCCCTGCGGGCGGTGCTGGAAAAGGCGGATGAAATCGGAATTAAACATTTAACGGTATACGCTTTTTCTACAGAGAACTGGGCTCGACCTAAAGCTGAAATCAAAGCACTGATGTTGCTTTTATTGGAATACATCAAAAGTGAATCCAAGGCGCTTCATAAAAAAAACGTACGGATCACCACCATCGGGAATCTTCAATCCTTTGATGAAAAAATTCAAAAAGAAATCGCAAAGGCCAAGGAGCTCACCGGGAATAACACGGGGTTGAACTTCAATATCGCCTTGAATTACGGCGCCCGGGATGAAATCCGCCGGGCGGTGGAGGAAATTGTTCAACAGGACCGGCGGGGGAACCGGGAAGGCCTTTCGGTTACCGAGGAAGAGATCGAAAAACATCTGGACACCGGGGATATGCCGGACCCGGATCTTTTAATCCGCACCAGCGGAGAAATGCGGCTGAGTAACTATTTATTATGGCAGCTGGCCTATACGGAACTGGTATTTACCGAAACCCTATGGCCGGATTTTACCGGTGAGGATTTAAAAGAAGCTGTGAAGGAATACCAAAATCGGGATCGGCGATTTGGTAAAATATAA